The nucleotide sequence CTCGTCTACCAGATGCGCGACCCGTTCACGGCCCCGCTCAGCGTGGGGCCGTCCGCCTTCGAGGCGGCACTCGTCCGCTTCGGCCAACTCACCTGAGACACAACCCGCCTGACGGGTCGTCGCCGGGACCGCCCTGCCCGGATCAGAACGCCTTCCGCAGCAGCGGGACGCGTGACGCCGCGAGGCTGATCGCGAACGCCGCGGCGACGGTCGAGCCGAGCAGCAGGGCGAGCCCCGGCAGTGTCGTGGCGCCGTCCCGCATGCCGTACCACTGCTGGAAGCCGTACAACACCGCGAGATGGCAGCCGAATACGCCCAGCACGAGGTCGCTCGTCGCCCGTCCGACGCGGCCCGCACGGTCCAGGGTTCCACGGGCCAGCAGGAACACCAGGGCGGAGCACAGGGCGGTGACGGGGCCGAGCGTGTTCGGGGGCAGTGCCACCGCGAAATCGAGCGGGAGGTCCGCCGCGTGGGTGTGCTGCCAGACGAGTTCGGTCGTCGCGAGCACCAACAGGACGGCGGCGACCAGGCGTTGACGTGCCGTCAGCACCACGTCGCGGAGCATGTGGCCGAGCATGAAGTAGCCCACGTACGGCAGGAAGTAGGTCGGTGCCGTCAACCGCAGCGCGGGGGCGCCGAGTTCGCGTACCTGGATGTAGGCGTTGGTGATCTGGACGCCGATCCCGAAGGCCACCGCGAGCCCCGTGATCAACCAGCGGTCGCGGGACGAGGCCTTGGCCAGGAACACACGCAGCACCGGCGCCACCAGATACAGGCCCAGGATCAGCCAGAAGAAATACAGCGCCGTGTAGGTCCGCGCCAACAGCAGGTCCCCGACGACCTTGTCGAGGGTCGGCCGGTAGTCCTTCACCGCCGCCTTGAACGCGATGTAGAACGCGTGCCAGAAGACCAGCGGCACGGCGATGCGTGCCAAGCGCCGCCGGTAGAACCCGTACGCGTCCTCGCCCGGCCGCGCGCGCAGCAGCAGCGCGCCGCTGATCATCACGAACACCGGGACGGCCCACGTCGATCCGACGTTCACGATCGCCGCCGTCCACCACACCGCACTGCCGCGCAGGGTTTCGTCGGTCATCGTGAGCCCGGTCGTGTGGATCGACACGACCGCCACGATGGCGATCACCCGCAGCCACGACAGATAGGCGTACGAAGGCCGTTCGGCCGTGCCCGGTCCGCGCGCGGCGGGAAGGTCGGCGGTGCGGACACGGGGCACAGCACGCGCGGGCGCGGAGGCGCGGCGCAGGAGACGGGGCACGGGAGGGACTCCGATCGGCATGGCGTCGAGCGGAGCGTATCGCCCGGCAACGCCCCCACGTCCCCTCCGCGCCCACGTCCCGCCGGCAAGCCCGCGTCACGAACCGCGCACCGGCGCCGTGCCGGTGCCCGGGCCGCCGGGGCGCGCGCGAACTCAGCGGGTAGGGAGGCCCGTTGCCTGTGCGTGCCGCGGCGGTCGCGCTACGCGGGGCCGCCGTACGTGCCGAACGTCCACAGGTTGCCCTCGGGGTCGCGCACGGTGCACGCGTACGCCCGCGCGCCCGACCCGAACACGGCGTCGTGCGGCGGCTCCAGGACCTCGCCTCCCGCGTCGCACACGCGCCGGTGCACGGCGTCCACGTCGTCGGTGACCACGTACACCGCACTGGTCCCGGCCCGCATCGCCCCGTGCACGCTCTCCCGGTGCCGCGTCGAACCGAACACCAGCGCCCCGCCGCCGGGCCAGTGGACCTCCGCGTGCCCGATGCCGCCGTGCTCGTCCGCGGCGGCGACCACTTCGGTGAAACCGAGCACGTCGACCAGGAAGCGCAACGCGGATCTCGTGTCGTCATAGTGCAGGATCGGCCAGACGGAGGAGAGGGACGCGGCGCGAGACATGCCAGGCATTGTAGGGGCCTCGACATCGCGGCCTCCTCTCGGTCCCGGGCCCGACGCGCGCGGGCCGGCCGCGCCCGTCCATGCCAGGCGCATCCGCCGGTCAGCCAGCGCCCGCCACGGCCCGCCACCGCTCGGTGCCGCTCGGTGCCGCTCGGTGCCGCGAAGGAACGTTTACGCCCTTCCGATGCGGCAGGCCCTACCCTTCGGCGCATGTCACGACTGCCCGCACTGCACGTGGTCGCGAGCGCCGCGCCGCCGGTGCTCGAACTGCCCTACGCGCTGCGCCTGATCCGCGCGTGGGGCTGGGACCCGTACGTCACGCTCACCCCGACCGCGGCCCGTTGGCTGGACGACGCGCTCGACGAGATCGCGGAAGCCGCCGGCCGACCCGCGCGTTCGGCCGACCGACTGCCGGGTGAGGAAAGCCCGTTCCCCGCTCCGCACGCCGTGCTGGCCGCGCCGCTGACCTTCAACACGCTCAACAAGTGGGTCACCGGGATCAACGACAACCCGGCCGTCGGCGTCCTCAACGAGGCGATAGGCCCCCACCTCCCCACGGTCGCCGCACCCGCCTTCGGCTCCGCCCTCGCCGCGCATCCGCGCTACCCCACCGCGATCGCCACCCTCCGCCGCTCCGGCACCCATGTCGTCCTCACCGCCGAGGGCACCCCGCGCCCCGCCACGGGCCGCGCGTGGTGGGAGGAAGTCCTCCGCGAACTCCCCACGCCGTGAGCGTTCGCGGGACGAACCTCCGCGGCGGCGGCGGTCAACCGCCGGGTCCTCCGGCGCGGTCGCGGACCGGGGACGCCGCCTCCGGACGCGGCGGCGCGGCCACGGCTTGGTCTTTCAGGCCGGCCGGGTCAACCGCAATCCTCCACGGCGTCCAGGACGGACTGCGGTCGCCTTGGGCGACGCTCCTCACGCGCCCGCGCCTGTGCCGGACTTGCCGTACAGCTCGATGAGGACGACGCCGGCCACGACGAGGGTCATGCCGGCGAGGGCGCCGGGGGTGAGGCGTTCGGAGAAGATCAGCCAGGAGACGATCGCGGTGAGGGCGACGCCCGCGCCGGACCAGATGGCGTAGGCGGAGGCCAGCGACGTGCCGCCGGAGAGTGCGGCGTAGAGCAGGGTGAACGAGGCCACGTAGCCGACGGTGGCGGCTGCCCACCAGGGCCAGGCCGTGTCGGCGTCGGTGGCCGCGCGCAGGGAGCTGGTCGCGAAGACTTCCGCGGCGATGGCGGCTATGAGGAACATGCCCGGGATTTTACTGTACCGGACGTCCGGTTTATAGCCCGGGCGTCCGGTACAGTCGCCGCATGACCTTCCTCCAGCTCCCGGGCGGTGCGATGTGGTGAGTTCCCGGGCGGAGGCCTCCCGCGGCCGGATCCTGGACGCGGCCACGCGCCTGCTGGTCCGCGAGGGCGGCGACGCCGTCACGATCGCCGCCGTGGCCAAGGAGGCCGGGGTCAGCAAGGGCGGGCTGTTCTACCACTTCGCGTCGAAGGAACTGCTGATCGAGGGGCTGATCGCCCGGGACATCGCCGCGTTCGACGAACTGATCACGGCGGCGGGCGACGTCCCCGGAGCGGCCACCGAGGCGTACCTGCGCTCGGCGGAGCAGGAGACCGGGCCCGCCACGCAGCCCGTGCTGGCCCTGCTGGCCTCCGCGATCGTCAGCCCCACCACGCTGGACGCGCTGCGCGAGACGTACCGGCACTGGCAGGCCCGCCTCGACGCCGACGGGGTGCCGCCGCACATCGCGGCGGTCATCCGCTTCGCGGTCGACGGCATCTGGCTGGCCGACGCCCTCGACCTGGCACCGCCGACGGGGGCCGCCCGGAGCGCGATCATCGCGTCGCTGCGGGATCTGCTGGCCGACGCGATGGGTGCGTGACGCCGCGCGGTTCCGGAAGGGCCGCGCGGGGTGAACGTCCTGAGGGCGCGACGGCACGCCGGGCCGCATCGCGCGACAGCCCCCTCCGTCTCCGCCGTCGGGCCCTCGGAATCCGTGCCCGGCCCAGCTGTTCGCGGGCGTGTACGGCCCGCGGCACGCGCCCAAGTGTCGTCCGTGGCGTCGCGGACAGCCTCGGCACAGGGGACACGCGTGGGTCGGTCGCGGCCCGCGGGTGTCGCCGGGACCGGGCGCCGCCGCTGCGAGAGGGACGGGAATCCCCATGGAGATCGGGTACAAATTGGCCGCCGAGGCCTTCGGGCCGCGCGAACTCGTCCGCCAGGCCGTCGCCGCCGAGGCCGCCGGGTTCGATTTCGTGGAGATGAGCGACCACTACCACCCCTGGCTCGACAACCAGGGCCATTCCCCGTTCGCCTGGACGGTGTTCGGGGCCATCGCCGCCGAGACCGAGCGGATCGGGCTCGCCACCGGCGTCACCTGCCCGACCGTCCGCTACCACCCGGCGGTCGTCGCGCAGGCGGCGGCGACGCTCGCACTGGTGTCCGACGGGCGTTTCGTCCTCGGTGTCGGGTCCGGCGAACGCCTCAACGAGCACGTGGTCGGAGACGGCTTCCCCGACTCCGTCGACGTGCGCCACGCGATGCTGCGCGAGGCGCTGGAGATCATCCGCCTGCTGTGGAGCGGCGGGTACCGGTCGTACGACGGCCGGTATCTGAGCTGCCGCGACGCGCGTGTGTTCGATCTGCCGGAGCAACCGCCCCTCATCGCCGTCGCCGCCGGAGGCGGGAACGCGGCCCGGATCGCGGCCGAACTCGGCGACGGGCTGTTCGCCACGGAGGACAAGCCCGAGATCGTCCGGCAGTACCGCGACGCGGGTGGCCGGGGGCCCCGGTACGCCGAGGTTCCGATGGCGTGGGCGCCGGACACGGACACCGCCGTTCGGGCGGCCCTGGAGACGTCGCGGTGGGCGCTCACGGGGTGGAAGGTGATGAGCGAGCTGCCCAACCCGGTCAACTTCGACGCCGCCTCGGCGACCGTACGGCCGGAGGACATCCGCGACGCCTTCGCGTGCGGTCCGGACCCCGAGCCGTACCTGCGGGCCGCGCGGAGCTACGCGGACGCGGGCTTCGACCGGCTCGTCCTGCAGAACGCGGGGCCGGACCCCGACGGGTTCATGGACTTCTTCCGAAGCGAACTCCGAGAGCCTGTCCGGGGGTTGGTCGGCGCCGCCGTGTGACGGGCGGCCGATCGGGCTGACGGTGCGTCACCAGGGGGACGGCGCATAGTCCTTGAGGAAACAGCCGTACACGTCCTCGCCCGACTCGCCGCGCACTATGGGGTCGTAGACGCGGGCCGCGCCGTCGACGAGGTCGAGCGGGGCGTGGAAGCCCTCGTCGGCGAGGCGCATCTTGGTGGGGTGCGGGCGCTCGTCGGTGATCCAGCCGGTGTCGACGGCGGTCATCAGGATGCCGTCGGTGAGCATTTCCGCGGCACTGGTGCGCGTCAGCATGTTGAGCGCGGCCTTCGCCATGTTGGTGTGCGGGTGGCCGGGGCCTTTGTAGCCGCGGCTGAACTGGCCTTCCATCGCCGAGACGTTGACGACGTACTTGCGGCGCGCCGGGGCCGCCGCCATGGCCGGGCGCAGGCGGCTGACGAGGAGGAACGGCGCGGTCACGTTGCAGAGCTGCACTTCGAGCAGCTCGATCGGGTCGACCTCGTGGACGCGCTGCACCCAGCTGTTCGAGGAGTCGAGGTCGGGGATGAGGCCGCCCGCGTCGATCGCGGTGCCCGTCTCGATGCGGGCGAGGGACGCCGAGCCGCTGGTCAGGGCGAGGGCGGTGAGCGCCTGGGGGTCGAGACCACCGCCGCCCGCGGGCGACGCCGACGGGAGCGCCACGTGGCCCGACCCCGCGATGTGGCCGAAGGTGACCGACTCGGGGAGCGCGCCGGCGGGGAGCGGGCCGTCCTCGGCGGCGACGAGGGCCGCGTACGCCTGCGGGGTGCGGCGTACCGTCTGCGCCGCGTTGTTGATGAGGATGTCGAGCGGCCCGGCCTCCGCGACGGAGTCGGCCAGAGCGATGACCTGGGCGGGGTCGCGCAGGTCGATGCCCACGATGCGGAGGCGGTGGATCCAGTCGCCGCTGTCCGGCATCGCGGTGAAGCGGCGGATCGCGTCGTTCGGGAAACGGGTGGTGATCGTGGTGTGCGCGCCGTCGCGCAGCAGGCGCAGGGCGATGTACATGCCGATCTTGGCGCGCCCGCCGGTGAGCAGGGCGCGGCGTCCGGTCAGGTCGGTGCGGGCGTCGCGGCGCTCGCGGTTGACCTTCGCGCAGTCCGGACACAACTGGTGGTAGAACGCGTCGACTTCGACGTACCGCTGCTTGCAGATGTAGCAGCCGCGCGGGCGTTGCAGGACGCCCGCGAGCGCGCCGACCGTCGACGAGCTGATCGGGATGCCCTGCGTCTCGTCGTCGATGCGGTCGGGCGAGCCGGTCGCGGTGGCGGCGGTGACGGCCTGGTCCGCGGCCGTCACGCGTGCCTTGCGGTCCGCGCGGCGGCGCTCCTTGAGGCTCTTGAAGATGTGCGCGACGGCGGTGCGCACCCGGACCGCGTCGGGGTGCTCGGTCGGGAGGCGGTCCAGCTCGGCGAGCACGTCGAGGCAGAGGGCGAGCCTCTCGGGGGCGATGCCGGGGACATTCGTATCGGGCGCATGCGTGCCGGGGGCGCCTGAGGCGTCGGGGGTGCGCGTGCCGGGAACGGTGGGGCCGGAAGCCGTGCCGCCGGGGATTTCGGCGTCGTCGTGGCTCGCTGTCATGTCCGGGGCCGTTCCTGGTCGTGGCGCGCGGCGCGCCCGGGGCCGGGCGGCCCCGGGCCGCGCTCGGCCGCGCGGGAGGTTTCGCGGGTATCCGCTGAACTCTACGTACGCCGCCCGGCCTGCTCCAAATGGGTTCCGTCGGCGGTCGGGTAGTGGAAGGTCGGCGGCGGGTGCATGAGGAAGTCCCGGTGCGAGATGTTCCAGGCGTACGCCCCGGCCATCGCGAAGGCGACGCGGTCGCCGACACGCACCTCGCCCGGCACCGGCACGTGCGCGGCCAGGACGTCCTTGGGGGTGCACAACTGCCCGACGAACGTGACCGGTTCATCGCGCACGCCGGGCCTCGGCCACGGGTGCGGCCACCCGTCGCGCGGCAGTACGGCGAGCGGCTGGCTGTGGCCGCGCGCGGCGGGGGTGCGCAGGTGGTGGGTGCCGCCTCGGACGACGGCGAAGGTCTCGCCGCGGCTGTGCTTGACGTCCAGGATGTCGGTCACATACCAGCCGTGGTACGCGGTGAGCGCGCGGCCGGGCTCGATGCGCAGCACGGGGGCGTTCGGCCGGGCGGCCGTCGCGGCGAGGGCTTTGCCGTACGCGCGCCAATCGAACCTGTGTTCGGGTCGGTGGTAGTCGACGGCCATGCCGCCGCCGACGTTGAGTTCCCGCAGGTCGAGCCGGTTGCGGGCGGCCCAGCCTACGGCCCAGTCGAGCAGGTGTTCGGCCAGGAGCCCGAGAGCGGCGGCGTCGAGCCCGCTCGCCAGGTGCGCGTGGATGCCGAGCAGGCGCAGCCGGGGTTCGTCGGCCGCCACGCGGGCGCAGCGGTCGAGCGCGTCGGGGTCCATGCCGAAGGGGCTCGGTCGGCCGCCCATCGCCAGCGGGACGGCGGCCGGTCCGCCGGGCACGTCGACCGGGGGGTTCGCGCGCAGCAGGACGTCGACCGCGCGGCCGTGGGCGCGGGCGAAGGCGGCGGCGCGCCGCAGCTCGTGTTCGCTCTCGACGTGCAGCCTGTGGACGCCGGTTGCCACCACCGCGTCCAACTCGCCGTCGGTCTTGCCCGGCCCGCCGAACGCGATCGGAACCCCCGGGGCGGCGCCGCGCACGTGGGCCAGCTCGCCGCCGGACGCGACCTCGATGCCGTGGACGTGCGGGGCGAGGGCGCGGAGGATCTCGGGGGCCGGGTTGGCCTTGGCGGCGTAGTACAGCTCGACGCGGGGTGCGGCCCCGGACGCGCCCTCCGCCGACGCGGTCGAGACGTCGGCCGCGTGGCGGGCCAGGCCGTCGATGTCGTGGACATAGGCGGGCAGTTGCGTGTCGGGCAGCGCGTGCGCGTGGGCCCGGACCACGTCCGCGACGGGCGCGTCGCCCCGGGGCGCGGCGGGGCCGCCCCACTCGGGAGCCGGATCGTTCGCGGTCACGCGTGCCAAGGCTGGGCCTCCTTCTGTCGTTGTTCGCACGGCCGCCGACCGGCTGTGTCGGAGGGGGGATCGGAGGCGGCATCGCCACCGGAATCGCCACCGGGGTCGAAACCGGGGTCGACACCGGGGTCGACACCGGGACCGACCCAGGGAACGCCGCCGGGGGAGATGATCTGCCGGATGCCTCGGCCGCCGCCCTGGCCGCCCCGCCGGTCCGCACCGGTCAGGAACGCCGCGCCGAGCGGGCTGGGCACCGGAACATAGCCCGCCTCCCGGTCCGCCGACCGGTGCCAGCGCGTCATCAGGTTGGCCTTCGCCGGCAGTGGCGCCCCGGACAGCAGCGCCTCAAGCCGCGCGGGGCAGCCGTGGCGCCGCGCGTAGTCGAGCAGCACCGCCCGGACGGCACCCCACAGGCCCGCCTCGGCGGCCGGGCACAGGTCGGCGAGTGCGGCGGCGGTCTCCCCGACGTGGTTCACGAGCAGGCAGTACACGACGCGGTTCCAGCCCCGGTCGGCGTCGTACGTCATCGGCCCGGCGACGTCGGCCGGGAGCGCGGCCAGGTCGGCGGCGTACCGGTCGGCGAGCAGCTTGGTGCCCTCCAGGTCGCGGAACAGCATGCGCACCGGCCGGCCTTCGTCGTCGACGCAGACCAACACGTTCTGCAGGTGCGGTTCGAGGACCACGCCGTGTTCGAAGAACAGGGTGAGCACGGGCGGGACGAGCAGGTCGAGGTAGTCCCGC is from Yinghuangia sp. ASG 101 and encodes:
- a CDS encoding acyltransferase, with translation MPIGVPPVPRLLRRASAPARAVPRVRTADLPAARGPGTAERPSYAYLSWLRVIAIVAVVSIHTTGLTMTDETLRGSAVWWTAAIVNVGSTWAVPVFVMISGALLLRARPGEDAYGFYRRRLARIAVPLVFWHAFYIAFKAAVKDYRPTLDKVVGDLLLARTYTALYFFWLILGLYLVAPVLRVFLAKASSRDRWLITGLAVAFGIGVQITNAYIQVRELGAPALRLTAPTYFLPYVGYFMLGHMLRDVVLTARQRLVAAVLLVLATTELVWQHTHAADLPLDFAVALPPNTLGPVTALCSALVFLLARGTLDRAGRVGRATSDLVLGVFGCHLAVLYGFQQWYGMRDGATTLPGLALLLGSTVAAAFAISLAASRVPLLRKAF
- a CDS encoding VOC family protein, which encodes MSRAASLSSVWPILHYDDTRSALRFLVDVLGFTEVVAAADEHGGIGHAEVHWPGGGALVFGSTRHRESVHGAMRAGTSAVYVVTDDVDAVHRRVCDAGGEVLEPPHDAVFGSGARAYACTVRDPEGNLWTFGTYGGPA
- a CDS encoding flavoprotein produces the protein MSRLPALHVVASAAPPVLELPYALRLIRAWGWDPYVTLTPTAARWLDDALDEIAEAAGRPARSADRLPGEESPFPAPHAVLAAPLTFNTLNKWVTGINDNPAVGVLNEAIGPHLPTVAAPAFGSALAAHPRYPTAIATLRRSGTHVVLTAEGTPRPATGRAWWEEVLRELPTP
- a CDS encoding DMT family transporter yields the protein MFLIAAIAAEVFATSSLRAATDADTAWPWWAAATVGYVASFTLLYAALSGGTSLASAYAIWSGAGVALTAIVSWLIFSERLTPGALAGMTLVVAGVVLIELYGKSGTGAGA
- a CDS encoding TetR/AcrR family transcriptional regulator; translated protein: MSSRAEASRGRILDAATRLLVREGGDAVTIAAVAKEAGVSKGGLFYHFASKELLIEGLIARDIAAFDELITAAGDVPGAATEAYLRSAEQETGPATQPVLALLASAIVSPTTLDALRETYRHWQARLDADGVPPHIAAVIRFAVDGIWLADALDLAPPTGAARSAIIASLRDLLADAMGA
- a CDS encoding TIGR03557 family F420-dependent LLM class oxidoreductase; the protein is MEIGYKLAAEAFGPRELVRQAVAAEAAGFDFVEMSDHYHPWLDNQGHSPFAWTVFGAIAAETERIGLATGVTCPTVRYHPAVVAQAAATLALVSDGRFVLGVGSGERLNEHVVGDGFPDSVDVRHAMLREALEIIRLLWSGGYRSYDGRYLSCRDARVFDLPEQPPLIAVAAGGGNAARIAAELGDGLFATEDKPEIVRQYRDAGGRGPRYAEVPMAWAPDTDTAVRAALETSRWALTGWKVMSELPNPVNFDAASATVRPEDIRDAFACGPDPEPYLRAARSYADAGFDRLVLQNAGPDPDGFMDFFRSELREPVRGLVGAAV
- a CDS encoding SDR family NAD(P)-dependent oxidoreductase — protein: MTASHDDAEIPGGTASGPTVPGTRTPDASGAPGTHAPDTNVPGIAPERLALCLDVLAELDRLPTEHPDAVRVRTAVAHIFKSLKERRRADRKARVTAADQAVTAATATGSPDRIDDETQGIPISSSTVGALAGVLQRPRGCYICKQRYVEVDAFYHQLCPDCAKVNRERRDARTDLTGRRALLTGGRAKIGMYIALRLLRDGAHTTITTRFPNDAIRRFTAMPDSGDWIHRLRIVGIDLRDPAQVIALADSVAEAGPLDILINNAAQTVRRTPQAYAALVAAEDGPLPAGALPESVTFGHIAGSGHVALPSASPAGGGGLDPQALTALALTSGSASLARIETGTAIDAGGLIPDLDSSNSWVQRVHEVDPIELLEVQLCNVTAPFLLVSRLRPAMAAAPARRKYVVNVSAMEGQFSRGYKGPGHPHTNMAKAALNMLTRTSAAEMLTDGILMTAVDTGWITDERPHPTKMRLADEGFHAPLDLVDGAARVYDPIVRGESGEDVYGCFLKDYAPSPW
- a CDS encoding type III PLP-dependent enzyme; translation: MVRAHAHALPDTQLPAYVHDIDGLARHAADVSTASAEGASGAAPRVELYYAAKANPAPEILRALAPHVHGIEVASGGELAHVRGAAPGVPIAFGGPGKTDGELDAVVATGVHRLHVESEHELRRAAAFARAHGRAVDVLLRANPPVDVPGGPAAVPLAMGGRPSPFGMDPDALDRCARVAADEPRLRLLGIHAHLASGLDAAALGLLAEHLLDWAVGWAARNRLDLRELNVGGGMAVDYHRPEHRFDWRAYGKALAATAARPNAPVLRIEPGRALTAYHGWYVTDILDVKHSRGETFAVVRGGTHHLRTPAARGHSQPLAVLPRDGWPHPWPRPGVRDEPVTFVGQLCTPKDVLAAHVPVPGEVRVGDRVAFAMAGAYAWNISHRDFLMHPPPTFHYPTADGTHLEQAGRRT